GGCCCCTTCGTGGCCGTGAACACGACGGCGATCCCCCGCGAGCTGCAGGAGGCGGAGCTGTTCGGGCACGAAAAGGGGGCGTTCACCGGGGCGGACATGCGGAGGGAGGGGAAGCTCGCCGCCGCGGGGGAGGGCACCCTCTTCCTGGACGAGGTCGGCGACATGCCGCTCGACCTGCAGGCGAAGCTGCTGCGCGTCCTGCAGGAGCGGGAATTCACCCCCGTCGGATCGAACGCGCCTCAGGGGTTCCGCGGCCGTATCCTCGCCGCGACGAACCGGGAGCTGCGCCGGATGGCGGCCGACGGGAAGTTCCGGATGGATCTCCTCGACCGGCTCAACGTCTTTACGATCCGCGTCCCCACCCTCGCCGAGCGGAAGGAGGACATCCCGCTGCTGGCGGACTACTTCCTGCGGAAGTACTGCGCCCTGCTGTCCCGCCCGACGCGCTCATTCTCGAAGGAAGCGCTCGAGGCGCTCTCGGCGCGCCCGTGGAAGGGGAACGTCCGGGAGCTCGAGAACTTCGTCCAGCGGCTCGCGGTCCTCTCCTCCGGCAAGCTGCTGCGCCGCGACGAGGTGACGCGCGAGATGGCGAAGGAGGACGGCTCCCCGGACCCGTCCTCCGCCCCGATGGAGCAGCTCATCGAGGACCGGGTCCGCGAGTTCGTGGGGCGCCTGGGGCCCGCCATCGATTCCGAGACGGGGCTGCACGCGCTGTTCCTGCGGCAGGTCGAGCGCCCGCTCCTGAAGGTCGTCCTCGAGGCCGCGGGGGGTAACCAGCTCCGGGCGGCCGGGATCTTAGGGATCAACCGGAACACGCTGCGGAAGAAGATCGGCGAGCTGTCTCTCGCCCCGAAAACGCGCAAGGCGAAAGGGAGGCAGGCATGAAGAAACGGACCGGGGTCCCGGTGATCCTCGCATTCGGGGGGCTCGATCCGACAGGAGGCGCCGGGATCCTGATGGACGCCCGCGCGGCGTGCGCCGCGGGGGCGCACGCGTGCGCGATGGCTTCCTGCTTCACGGTGCAGACGACGAAGACATTCGCCCGGTTCGCGCCGATCCCGCGGGATATCCTCGACGATTCGCTGGAGGCCGCGGCGAAGTCGTTCCCGCTCGGCGCGGTGAAGGTCGGCATGGTGGGGACGCGCGCGGCCGCGGAGGCGATCTTCTCCTTCGCCGCCGCCCGCCGGGAAATCCCCCTGGTCGTCGATCCCGTGCTGCGCTCCTCTTCCGGATATCCCCTCCTCGTGAAATCCGCCCTTCCGGCGTACCGGAACCTGCTGCGCGCCGCCGCCGTGCTGACCCCCAACCTCATGGAAGCGGAAAAGCTGGCCGA
This window of the Thermodesulfobacteriota bacterium genome carries:
- a CDS encoding sigma-54 dependent transcriptional regulator — protein: MKRVLIADDDESIRWVLKKTVTGMGFAADLAEDGEKALALLGRNSYAAAFIDVRMPGVEGIEVLERVQARKSPTRFFIVTAVHRPDLAARSTRAGAAEFITKPFELSHIEDLLRDLAREAASGERPFRMEEREDRASYRLVGKSRAIIDVFKDIGKIADSNATVLILGERGVGKELIARCIHDLGERNGPFVAVNTTAIPRELQEAELFGHEKGAFTGADMRREGKLAAAGEGTLFLDEVGDMPLDLQAKLLRVLQEREFTPVGSNAPQGFRGRILAATNRELRRMAADGKFRMDLLDRLNVFTIRVPTLAERKEDIPLLADYFLRKYCALLSRPTRSFSKEALEALSARPWKGNVRELENFVQRLAVLSSGKLLRRDEVTREMAKEDGSPDPSSAPMEQLIEDRVREFVGRLGPAIDSETGLHALFLRQVERPLLKVVLEAAGGNQLRAAGILGINRNTLRKKIGELSLAPKTRKAKGRQA
- a CDS encoding PfkB family carbohydrate kinase — translated: MKKRTGVPVILAFGGLDPTGGAGILMDARAACAAGAHACAMASCFTVQTTKTFARFAPIPRDILDDSLEAAAKSFPLGAVKVGMVGTRAAAEAIFSFAAARREIPLVVDPVLRSSSGYPLLVKSALPAYRNLLRAAAVLTPNLMEAEKLADRKISSFPEAVEAAKALADATGAAVVLKGGHFPWKGRQGIDIVVSGGEVTLLPPVGTRRGDPHGTGCALASAIAARIAAGDAVVPAVAAAKKVLSKLVDGGFQSAEGRPTLFP